The Uranotaenia lowii strain MFRU-FL unplaced genomic scaffold, ASM2978415v1 HiC_scaffold_168, whole genome shotgun sequence genome includes a region encoding these proteins:
- the LOC129759501 gene encoding uncharacterized protein K02A2.6-like codes for MATNQSGAPGAGAQQSTLSDTIVQILANQQKLMVQLSQQLSATQVAINKLSRDETVLDSLSSNMAEFVYDKETGYTFDAWFSRYSDLFEKDANKLDDAAKVRLLLRKMSPPDHERYNSFILPKLAREFSFSETVAKLKSLFGASVSIFRRRYNCLQTTKEDSEDYLAYSCRVNKSCVDFKLSELTEDQFKVLTFVCGLKSKQDAEIRMRLINKLNESADLTLQQVVEQCNNLVNLKMDTVMVENPSAVNYVAHNQRPRHLSTSGSTSHDQPKTPCWSCGGMHFSKDCRFRDHKCRDCGKQGHRDGYCACFASKPSSSASSKQQPKKNFKKKRQHSAKRVTVGNIRQGRKFIDVRVNGVPLRLQLDTGSDISIISHQSWVKLGRPKVQPVSCRAKTASGEPLELVSELHCSITLQSTTREGIDLMDQFGLWNQPITSFCNQISSQPTQDVTDLRARFPDVFTTKPGLCNKTPIQLVLKANQKPVFRPKRPVAYSMESVVEEELNRLESLDIIKKIDFSDWAAPIVVVRKPNGTVRICADYSTGLNAALEPNCYPLPLPEDIFTKMANCRYFSHIDLSDAYLQVPVDAASQPLLTINTHKGLYQFTRLSPGVKSAPGTFQQLMDAMLAGLDCTTGYLDDILVGGRTQEEHRRNLQRVLTRLQEFGFTVRIEKCSFNMRQVKYLGQILDGDGIRPDPEKVAAIANMPPPHDVPTLRSYLGAINYYGKYVKEMRTLRQPMDQLLKAGTKFEWSTACQKSFDRFRELLQSPLLLTHYNPKIDIVVSADASSVGLGARIAHRFPDGSVKAICHVSRSLTQAESNYSQVEKEGLALVFGVTRFHRMLFGRHFILETDHKPLLQIFGSKKGIPIYTANRLQRWALTLLLYDFEIRYISTDSFGHADVLSRLINSHVRPEEEHVIASLELEKSVRTVVDESLQAFPLSFKAVQSETKSDTSLQQVIRFVNEGWPTKKTSITDPGIQQFFQRRECLSVVTGCLLYGERLVIPPRFRKRVLQQLHKGHPGVERMRSLARRYVYWPNVDDEVANLVRSCNECASVAKTDRKTTMESWPTPEKPWQRLHLDYAGPLDGNYFLILVDSFTKWPEVVRTKDITTATTLRILRGIFARYGQPETLVTDNGTQLTSDRFESYCDTHGIVHLKTAPFHPQSNGLAERFVDTFKRSLKKITAGGETLDEAIDTFLLCYRTTPCRSAPGGKSPAEMMYNRNIRTSLELLRPPTPCHKLPSTDQEEQFNRKHGAKARTYDPQDLVWAKVYAFNKWTWQPGMVIERIGRVMYNIWLPSKQNLIRSHCNQLRTRYEAGKEANSEAIPETTQSNCRPNSKKCYNHRMIVDVNELPLATNVKNRFLLASLRECEDSQRGTIRTIFIKTGEVLGGQLTNRQMTAQFTSGPLQLTAVSLTDAA; via the exons ATGGCGACCAATCAAAGTGGTGCACCCGGTGCAGGAGCGCAGCAGTCAACGCTCTCGGATACGATCGTGCAGATCCTGGCCAATCAACAAAAGCTGATGGTCCAGCTTTCACAGCAGCTGTCCGCCACACAGGTAGCTATCAACAAGCTGTCCCGCGACGAAACCGTACTCGATTCACTGTCCAGCAACATGGCGGAATTCGTGTACGACAAAGAAACCGGGTACACATTCGACGCGTGGTTTTCCCGCTACAGCGATCTCTTCGAGAAAGACGCCAATAAGCTGGATGACGCGGCTAAAGTACGGCTCCTGCTACGGAAAATGAGCCCGCCGGACCACGAGCGTTACAACAGTTTTATTTTGCCAAAGCTGGCTCGTGAATTTTCCTTCAGCGAAACGGTGGCAAAATTAAAATCGCTGTTTGGTGCGTCTGTTTCCATCTTCCGTCGACGGTATAATTGCCTCCAGACAACCAAGGAGGACAGTGAGGATTATCTCGCCTACTCGTGCCGGGTGAACAAGTCCTGCGTCGACTTCAAACTATCAGAACTCACCGAAGACCAGTTCAAAGTTCTGACGTTTGTGTGCGGCCTCAAATCCAAACAAGACGCCGAAATAAGGATGCGGCTCATCAATAAGCTGAATGAATCAGCGGACCTCACACTCCAGCAAGTAGTTGAGCAGTGCAACAACCTCGTCAACCTCAAGATGGACACTGTCATGGTGGAAAATCCGTCAGCTGTCAACTACGTTGCTCACAACCAGAGGCCCCGGCATCTTTCAACCAGCGGCAGCACCTCCCACGATCAGCCTAAAACACCCTGCTGGTCCTGCGGAGGAATGCACTTCAGCAAAGATTGCCGATTCCGCGATCACAAGTGCCGTGACTGCGGCAAGCAGGGTCATCGAGATGGGTACTGCGCCTGTTTTGCATCAAAACCATCATCAAGCGCCTCGAGCAAGCAACAGCCGAAGAAAAACTTCAAGAAGAAGCGACAACACTCAGCGAAAAGAGTGACAGTCGGAAACATCCGCCAGGGGCGGAAATTCATCGACGTCCGGGTCAACGGTGTTCCCCTCCGACTCCAGTTGGACACTGGGTCGGACATCTCCATAATATCGCACCAATCATGGGTCAAACTGGGTCGTCCGAAGGTTCAACCAGTTTCGTGTCGGGCAAAAACAGCGTCCGGAGAACCTCTGGAACTCGTTTCGGAGCTACACTGCAGCATCACCCTCCAGAGCACCACCAGAGAGG GTATCGACTTGATGGACCAATTCGGCTTGTGGAACCAGCCGATTACATCGTTCTGCAACCAAATCTCCAGTCAGCCCACTCAAGACGTTACCGACCTCCGGGCACGTTTCCCCGACGTGTTCACCACCAAACCAGGCCTGTGCAACAAGACCCCGATTCAGCTGGTGCTGAAAGCGAACCAAAAGCCGGTGTTCCGACCAAAAAGACCGGTGGCTTACAGCATGGAGAGCGTCGTGGAGGAAGAGCTGAACCGGTTGGAAAGTCTCGACATCATCAAGAAAATCGACTTTTCTGACTGGGCAGCCCCGATAGTCGTCGTGCGGAAGCCAAACGGGACGGTCCGCATATGCGCGGATTACTCCACCGGACTGAACGCTGCGCTAGAGCCAAATTGCTACCCGCTGCCCCTGCCCGAGGACATTTTTACGAAAATGGCCAACTGTCGATACTTCAGTCACATCGACCTGTCCGACGCCTACCTCCAGGTGCCGGTCGATGCAGCAAGCCAACCACTCCTTACCATCAACACACACAAGGGTCTTTACCAGTTCACCAGATTGTCGCCCGGCGTCAAATCCGCTCCGGGGACCTTCCAGCAGTTGATGGACGCCATGCTCGCCGGTCTCGACTGCACCACTGGTTATCTGGATGACATCCTGGTAGGGGGTCGAACTCAAGAAGAGCACCGCCGCAACCTACAACGTGTGCTCACTCGCCTGCAGGAATTCGGATTCACTGTCCGGATTGAAAAATGCAGCTTCAACATGCGCCAGGTAAAATACTTGGGCCAAATCCTCGATGGTGACGGAATCCGACCAGACCCGGAGAAGGTGGCCGCCATTGCCAACATGCCACCCCCACACGACGTTCCGACGCTTCGGTCTTATCTGGGTGCCATAAATTATTATGGCAAGTACGTGAAGGAGATGCGCACTCTTCGTCAACCAATGGATCAGCTGCTCAAAGCGGGCACCAAATTCGAGTGGTCAACAGCGTGCCAGAAATCGTTCGATCGCTTTCGGGAATTGCTACAATCGCCGTTGCTTCTGACGCACTACAACCCCAAAATCGACATCGTGGTGTCGGCGGATGCGTCATCGGTCGGGCTGGGAGCCCGCATTGCCCATAGGTTCCCCGACGGGTCAGTCAAAGCGATCTGTCACGTGTCCCGTAGCCTCACTCAAGCCGAAAGCAACTACAGTCAAGTCGAGAAGGAAGGCTTGGCGCTGGTGTTCGGTGTTACGCGGTTTCATCGGATGCTGTTCGGTCGTCATTTCATCCTCGAGACCGACCACAAACCGCTTCTGCAGATATTCGGCTCTAAAAAAGGCATTCCCATCTACACCGCTAACAGGCTCCAGCGGTGGGCCCTTACTCTTCTTCTTTACGATTTCGAGATTCGGTACATCTCCACCGATAGCTTCGGTCACGCTGACGTTCTCTCCAGGCTCATCAACAGTCACGTGCGACCAGAAGAAGAGCACGTAATCGCCAGTCTAGAGTTAGAAAAAAGCGTTCGCACCGTAGTCGACGAGTCACTTCAAGCTTTCCCGCTCTCCTTCAAGGCAGTTCAGAGCGAGACCAAAAGCGACACCAGTTTGCAGCAAGTGATTCGCTTTGTCAACGAAGGCTGGCCGACCAAGAAAACCAGTATCACCGATCCcggaattcaacaatttttccaaCGTCGAGAGTGTCTCTCCGTTGTCACCGGTTGCCTACTTTATGGTGAAAGATTGGTCATCCCGCCAAGGTTCCGGAAGCGCGTTCTCCAACAACTCCACAAAGGGCACCCCGGAGTTGAACGAATGCGCTCTTTGGCTCGTCGTTATGTATACTGGCCTAATGTCGACGACGAAGTAGCGAACCTCGTCCGTTCATGCAACGAATGTGCCAGCGTAGCCAAGACCGACCGGAAGACTACCATGGAATCCTGGCCAACACCGGAGAAACCGTGGCAGCGGTTACATCTGGATTACGCCGGTCCGCTGGATGGGAACTATTTTCTCATTCTGGTGGATTCATTCACAAAATGGCCGGAAGTAGTACGAACCAAGGACATCACCACCGCAACCACCTTGCGAATCCTTCGTGGAATCTTCGCGAGATACGGTCAACCGGAAACGCTCGTTACAGACAACGGGACGCAGCTCACCAGCGACCGGTTCGAATCGTACTGCGACACACACGGCATCGTTCACCTCAAGACAGCACCATTCCACCCGCAATCCAATGGATTAGCAGAGAGGTTTGTCGACACTTTTAAACGGTCGCTCAAGAAAATCACCGCAGGGGGGGAAACCCTCGACGAAGCCATCGACACTTTTCTGCTGTGCTACAGGACCACACCGTGTCGCAGCGCTCCTGGCGGGAAATCTCCTGCCGAGATGATGTACAACCGGAACATCCGTACGTCCCTGGAATTACTTCGCCCGCCTACGCCGTGTCACAAATTGCCAAGTACCGACCAGGAAGAACAATTCAATCGCAAACACGGCGCGAAAGCTCGCACCTACGATCCTCAAGATCTCGTCTGGGCTAAGGTCTACGCCTTCAACAAATGGACCTGGCAGCCTGGAATGGTCATCGAGCGCATCGGTCGGGTGATGTATAACATCTGGCTACCATCCAAACAAAACCTCATCCGATCCCACTGCAACCAACTGCGGACTCGGTACGAAGCTGGAAAGGAAGCAAATTCGGAAGCAATACCGGAAACAACTCAA TCGAACTGCCGGCCCAACTCCAAGAAATGCTACAACCATCGAATGATCGTCGACGTCAACGAACTCCCCTTAGCAACCAACGTCAAGAACCGATTCTTACTCGCCAGTCTTCGAGAATGCGAAGACAGCCAGCGAGGTACGATCCGTACCATCTTTATTAAAACGGGGGAGGTGTTGGGAGGACAACTCACCAACCGTCAAATGACGGCACAATTTACCAGTGGGCCTCTACAGCTGACGGCTGTCAGCCTGACAGATGCCGCCTGA